The genomic DNA AAGCCCTATGTAACCGTTGGTTTTTGACTGCCTGCCCTTTAGGGGGCAGGCAGTCAAAAACCAATATTATAAAGGCTTTGGCAATTTTTGGAGATGTCTAATGAATATATTCGCAATACCTATTTTAATAAAGCGGATCAGATAATTCGGGAATATAATCGTCAGCATAGCACAAGCTTGCGATTTTTTATTACCACAATTAAAGATCCGTCTCTGTTAGAACTTCCCTGGATTCATCTTGCTTCTTATCTTGCCCATAGCAAATATGATTCGCCAAACTCCTAAGTCAGCAGAAATTCGCATTTTAGGCCCCAGACAATCTGGGAAGACAACTTATTTGGCTACTTTGGCTTATTTTCCTCATCAGAAACAAGTGAAGCAATTATATGCAGGTATGGAAATAACGCCTGTGGGAGAGGATGCAGAGAGACTGGGGAGAATGGCGGAAGATATTATTATGCAAGGGAATAAACTGGCTGGTAATTTCAAAATAAATATAGATTATTTGCCGTTTTACTTCTTTAGAATTAAGATTCCCTCAATTAAGGGAATGCCCCCTATCGAAATCGAACTAAATACTAGAGATTATCCTGGGGAGATATTTCACGAAATTCCCCTACCCCATAAGCAAAGTGAAGTAGAACCATATATTGATGATTTGTTTACAGCAAATGCTTGGATGGTGATGCTAACTGATTGGGAACCTGGACGGGATAAGACACTTTATAAACCTGCTTTTAAAAAGTTGTGCGACGAGATATTTAAGAAAGAGAAGATTAATCCAGAAATAAAGAATTTGCGAATAGCTGTTGTGATGTCTAAATGCGAAAGGGGGGAATTATGGCCGTGTCGTCTTGACCCGGAAGAAGATTTATTTAAAGTGCGATTACCGGAAACTTATGATTTTCTGAAGACAAAACTTTCGCCGCAAAGATTAAAGTTTTTTGCTTGTTCGTCTTTTGGGGTATTGAGCGATCGCATTGACGATTTCGACCCCCGTCCCAATCGCTATATTCCCGATGATGGCAGTATATCTGAATATCATGCTTTTCTGCGAATGCCCGAACAATGGCAACCTTACGGTTTAATTGCACCGATTTATTGGTTAAGTACGGGGAGAATTTTACATGACCACCGTCTTTAGAAAAATCATTAAAACTATTAGCAAATTTTTCCGAAGCTTGGTCAATCTTTTTTCAAGAAGACCGCGATATTTATCCGGCAGTCCCGATATTAGAATTGTTGGCCATCGACGCGCTGGCAAGACAACTTTTATGGCAGCTTTAGCTAGGTGGCCTAATGCTAGACGCGATAGCCCCATTGAGTCAGTTAAACCTTTTGACGATCGAACAGACAAGCTGATCGACCAAGCGAAAGATATATTAGAAGGTGGTTTACCTTTGGCGGGAACTTTCTTTCCTGAAGATGCAAACGAACTGCCGCTTTATACCTTATTAATTGAAATGAAACCCGCCTATCGCATCGGCGGAAATATTAAATTTCAAGTATCTTGTCGCGACTATTCGGGTGAATTGATTGAAGAACTACGAAAAACCAATATAACTCCCAAACTAAGTAACTATTTAGATGATTGCGCTGATGCTACTGGTTTGTTATTATTGATAGACGGAACAGCGAGAGAAGATAAGTTATATTCTCAAGCTTTCGAGAGGTTAAAGGAAGAGTTAAATTTTCGGTTGACGGGACAAAATAAAAATCTAAACAGCTATCGCATTGCGGTTGTATTCTCGAAAGCCGAACAGGGTTCGGTTTGGATTCATCGCCACGATATGCAGAAGTTTATGAGGTTAAAATTTCTGCAAACGGAAACTACTTTACAAAAGTGGCAAAAGGAATGGGGTTGTCCGATCAACTACTTTCTTTGTTCCGCTTTTGGCATGATAGGAGAACCACCAACGCCGAATTTTAGAGAGGAAACAAGAGATAGCGAGGCTATTTGTGGAGTGATTAATTATCCGCAGTATTGGCGACCTTTTGGTTTGGTTGCACCTATTTATTGGCTGCATACAGGAAAAGATGATTGGCGTTTAAGAAAAATGGAGGATTTATAGGTTATGTCATCTATACAAATATATGAGTTTTCTAGAGAGTTCGACGAAACAGAGAAGGATGGGAAAACTGTATCTGGAGGGTATAAAAATGAAGTTGGGCCAGGTACTAGAGACGTTCCGCCAAAAATTAAAGAAGCTGTTAAGCGTGGTGATTTTCGGATTCTGGATAGTTATGAGCCTCAAAAAGGAGAATTCGCCCTAATTGGCAGAGAAATTAATGATAAATATTCTGTCTTGGCAGTTGCTACAAGTTTAACAGAAGACGGCTCTCGCCCAGGAGTATGTTACCGATATTTTTGGTTGGAAAAACGTCAAGATGAAGATATAGATGGAATTGGCACTTTATTAATTTGGTGGAAAAAAGTTGGCGAGCCGAAATTCGAGTTTAATTGGCATAAAAAAAACTTGGATTTTTATCGTGCAAATACCTATAGTCGGAATGATTTTTACCAAAAACAATCTCAATACCATTCCGAAGTTGAAAATACGATCGATCAAATTAATTATAGTTCGTATGAACTGAAAAATAATGGAAAAAAAATAAGCTACGAAGTATGGCATTGCGTGGCTTTATATTTTGATAAATCTTCTACTTTTTCTATTTCTTGGGCTTGGAATGTAAAAAAACTAGATAAAAATCAAATATTTACGATGATATATTATGCAGATTGTAAATTTGAGATAAACAAATTACAGCCAAGAAAGCCGAATCCAGACCCTGATCCTTTAGATCATATTAATTGGGAAACCCTAAAGAATTGCCTATCAGAGTTGGCTAAAAATGAAAGTAGTTTTAATCAAACAAATTTAAAAATTGTTATTGATTACCTGAAAAAGTATCCAATCCGTTCGTGGAATTGGAGTCAGATTAATGACCAAAAAATACTCCGCCAGACTACTACTCCATCGGGAGCTAGGTATAAGGCATTGCGGGCGATTTTGAGAGGCGAAATAATACAAGATTGGCTAGACTGGTTGCGTAAATCTAGTAACCAGACTTTTCAGGAAACCTCTTTAACTATTCAAGCAGCACTTCTAAGGGCTAGCTGCAATGAAAATATTGCTTACAATCAACTGCTATCCAATATGGATGAAGGGATGAGTCAAATGCTGCTGAAATGCACGTCAGAAAATACTCTTAATAGCCAATATGAAAATATTGAATGGTTACTGGTTAAATCAAATACTGTCTTAAGTTCTGATTTTGTAAATTACACATGGTCTTCCTATTTACAGAGATACGCCCGAAATCTCGTATCTTTGCTAATTGCTGAAGATATGCCAAGATCCGATAATTTTTATACAAAAATTCGAGAAACATTAAACCAGTGGGCAGTACAGGGTAAGGCAAGTGGAAAATATCCCTTATTCCCCGAATATAAAAAGCTAGCTCTGTTATTTGAAAAAATTCAAGATTTCAATTTGTCAGCACTTTTCTATCAACTCAGCGAGGGAGATGTTCCAGAGGATATATACGAAAATGTGAAAGTGAAAATTATTCGACTCAGGAAGAGGCGAAAAAATGTTGGCATACGTCTAATTTGGGCTGCTGTTATTGTTGCTATTGCTTTAGCAGGCGGCATTTCATTTGAAATTTTGTTTCCCAAAACCAATACTGTATCAGTAAAAAATAATTCCATCCTTGCAAGAAATTTTGAGCGTGACTTAGACTTGTGGGACAATACGGGTAACTCGGAAGCAAAGCAAAGATTAATTCAATTTCTGAAAGATGAATTACCTGATATTCTCAAAGATAAAAATAACCCTGAAAATGACGAGTCCAGAAAAAATGATTCTATCGCAAAAACAAATACATTCATTAAAAATGCCTTTACTCCTACAGTATCTTTGTCACAGGAACCAACAAAAAATAATCATATCAAGTCTGATAGTCCATCTGCTGATGACATAAAAATTATCCAGCAAATGCTGAAGTCCATAAAGTATACTTCTAATTCAGTCAAACTTCCATTTTACAGTGGGGACATCACCGGAGAATTCGATGAAAAAACTACAGAAGCAATTAATGATTTTCAGCGATTAAAGATGCAATTAAAGCCAAAAGACATTACTGGTACTGTTGGCCCAGGTACTTGGGAAAAGTTGCAAGATTTGTTTAGAGATGAGCAAGTAAAGCCAGTTAAAGAATTTATGATAAAAAGCTTTGAAGAAGGAAAAAATGATGATGAAATAAAAGTAAAAATTAACAAATTAAAATCTTGTAAACAAGATCCGAAAAAAGCTATAGACTTCATTTCCTGCTTGAACAGCGAGAATAAAACACCTAAAACAGAAAAATGAGATATTTCCTCTTCACTATATCCGGCATTTTCTCCGCCCTATTTGGTTGGGGAATCAGCCAATTTGTCCTCGATTTTTTGAGATCCCCCATCGATGAAACTCTCCCCATAAAAGCAGACTTTATCATCCTTCCTTTTGTCGCCGCTTCTCTCGCCGTCGCCATTGTGATTGCTGAAATCTTTTCCAGTAACCCCACTCGCCATAAAGCTAATTTCCGAGTATTACCACCTTATTTTTGGAGTGCGTTGCTGACGGGTGTGGGTGCGGGTTTAGCAGCTGCTATCTTTAATTTCATCCTCTACCAAACACCAGCACCAGATTGGATGGTTAGGGTTTTTGCTTGGAGTATTGTTGGTTTGTTTACTGGGGTGGGTGAGGGAGTTAGCTGGCGTTTTCGCAGTATTGAAGGCGGTACGGATAAGGCGAAAGAACGGATTAAAAAATCAACTTTGTTTGGTTTGGGTGCGGGTGTAGTGGCGGCGGTGATTGTGGAGTTGATTCGCAGTCAAATAGAATTAGGTGGATATGAAGATCCGGCGGGATTTTCTATTTTGGGATTTTCTCTCGGTTTGTTGTTGAGTTTTGCTACTTCTCCCAGTTATTTAGCTGCTTTGAGGGCGGGGGAGGGTTTTGAGGCGATCGATCCTAAGTATGGTGGAAATAGGGAAAAGCCTCTGTTGAAAAATATTCAACTTAGATTTGTGACGGGAGAATATAAATATATCCAAGAGGGTTTATCAATTCAATTACCTTCTAAAACCCAAAAGCGGATTATTATCGGTTCTAATGATGATGCAGATATTTATATTCCTAATATACCATTAGAAGCAGCTTCTTTGGAAGTTCGCAATGGTAATGTAATGCTGCGTTGTCTTGCTGATGAGGCGGTTCAAATTCAGCGTCGGCTTTTAATTGAAGGGGGTAAGGAAATACCTTTAAGACACAATCAGATATTGACATTTTACTATGAAAAGGATAGTGATAAATATTATCGATTTGTGTTTTATAACAAGTTTCTCGATCCGCAGGCTTAGGGGTGGGTGATGAGGATTTTTTTTACCGCAGATGAAGACAGATGAACGCTGATGAACGCTGATATAATGGAGAAATATTTGAAATGGCTTTGGCGAATGACCCGCCAGGAGTTAAAACCCCTGCGTCATAGCGAAAGTCCGTTAAAACGTAGATATAGATCCCCGACTTCTTGAAGAAGTCGGGGATCTGAGGTACATATAGATCCCCGACTTCTTCAAGAAGTCGGGGATCTGAGAATTTAACGATGAATAATGAACCATGAACAAATTGAAAATAATTGCCCTTTCGACTTTGTTGGGAATAATACCGCTGGGATGTTCTAAAATTGAATTAGATAATAATCGCTGTGAAAATACATCAGATAATCAGATCTGTATATATCGCGTTACAACCAAAGCAGATACGGTTACTTTAAGGGTGAAGGTTTTGGATAATGAAAGAGTTCCGATCGAAGGTTTGAATAAAAATAATTTTATAATTGATACTACTAACGGAAAAGGAGAACCTGTCAGATTAAATCCATCAGAAATAAATTTACTTTCTTCCGAACAATCTAAACCTGACCCCGCTAAGTTGGTGATGCTGTTGGATATGAGTGGGAGTATGAAAAATCAAGATTCGGCGGGAATTAAAAAGTTGGATGGTGCGGTTAGTGGGGTGCGAGAATTTATTAATGAAGTTAGCGGAGATAAGTGGGATGTGCAGATATCTCTAGTTCCTTTTGGGGAGGGATGTACGAACAGTTTTCCAGTTAATGCAAGTGTTATAGATGAAAATTTCCATCAGTCTGGGAGTCCCGATTTAATCCAAAAATTAGATAAATTAGCTAAAGTTGATGTTTGCGCTTGGACTAATATATACGATCCTTTGGGAGAAGCTGTCAAGTATTTGGGAAATCTACAACAAGCTAAAAATGATAAGTCACCGCCACCGAGATTAGCTGTTATTTTACTTTCAGATGGGTATGATGTGACGAATGATCGCCGCGATGAGTCAGAAAGATTCGATCGCCTACGTGAGGTTTTTCGACAATACCCAAAAGTGATAGTTCACACGATGGGATATGGGGAGAAGATGAAGGAATTACGCGATCGCATTCGATGTCGTCTCAGCGATAATGAACTTAGTATCGATAATTTGAAAAAATGTCGTAGTAATATCGATAGTTATATTGTAGATGAACCTCGCTTAAAAGAAATTGCGGATGCGACTCGCGGAATAAACGCTTTTCCCGCTGATGCTAAGGCGGTAGTAGATACTTTGCGAAAATTTTTAAGCACTTTGCGCGAATATGAAATCGAATATAAACAACCTGGTGCGCGTCGCAGCGGTAATTATCAAGTTACCGTATCAGTAAACTCACCTTATCGCGGTTTAAGAAATGTTAAATCCGATCCAAAACCTTACCGCTTAGATACTTTTGATTATATCGCTCTCCCTTTACCAGAACGCTTACCCATTCTGGGAAGTATTCTGATATTAGGGTTAGGAACCATGATACCATTTATATGGTGGAGCAAGCAATTGAAAGATTCTTCTTTTCGCAACTTAAACTCCTAAAAAATGCCAGAATACGTCGCCGTTATCAAAATTACCCATCAAGAAATCCGATTACCTGTTACACTGACGGGTACTCACGAAGACTATCCCGAAGACTATTTTCGCTTAGAAAAACACCAATCTCTTTTGCGCCAATGTCTCCAAGAACAAGGTATCTATCAAATTGAAGACGCGCAGTTTAAAAAATTGATCGATGAATGGATTGGCGATATCAAAGAAGGAAGGAAATATAGCGCGATCGCACTCGATTTACCCCCAGATGCGATGACCCCTCCCCCAACTCCCATTCCCCCCAATTCTAAACCTAGCGACATCTTTAATTATACACCTAAATCATCTCCCAGCATATCTTATGAAAGTGATACCAATCAAGCCGAATTTTAACCCAATTTGTATTATTCTAGGTACGTAGTTGCGCTTTAGTGCTAAAGCGCAACTACGTACCTAAGAAATCTTAATTACATCTGCGTTCATCTGTCTTCATCTGCGGTAAAAAAAATCCTATTACTCATAATGCAACCCCCACTTCCCTACCAAAAATGCCAACAAGAATTAGAAGATTTACTCCGTTCCCAATATCCTCTAATTTTCCTCCGTTCCGCTGAAGAAACGAGAGCAGTAAATTGCGCGATCGCATCTCATCAATCCCTTACCTATTCCGCCGATATACCCGATGGCGAATTAGCCAGATGGAGCAGCAATAATGGTTTCCAAAAACGTACCGGAGAACCGGGAAAAGCTGTTTGGGAAATCATCTCTTCTCCCCTCCCAACTAAAACCGATCCCATCCAGCACGCTCTCAATTTCTTAGCAGAAATATTAGAAAAACAAGCGATCGAAAATTTTCCCAACCAACATACTTATATCTTACCAGATTGGTCAATCTTTGTCCAGCCCAATTCTCATCTTTTAGCGCGACAATTAAAAGAATTAATCATCGCGATCGACCAAAAAAGACCCCGCCCTAGAATGAGTTTAATTGTCATCGGTTCCGATTGGCAAATCCCCCCTATTCTTCGCAACAGCATTCACATTTTAGACTTACCCCTCCCCAGCGGTGAAGAATTATATCAAAATGTATTTAGAGTCGCCGTTTCCAAATATAATCTCCCCGATGAAGAAGCCAGACGCCTCGCAGAACAAGCGCAAGGAATGCCATTGCAAGCTGCTAGCCAAACTGCTAAATTAATTACTACCAGAAATCTTTGGGAATATCCCAGTCAAGCAGGAGAATTAATCTTAGAAGTGAAGAAACAAGAAATCAGCAAAACAGGAGTTTTGGAATATTTCGACCCGCAAGGACAGGGATTAAATGAAGTAGGTGGATTGCAAAAAATTAAAGATTGGATCGTAACTCGCCAACAATGGTTCGAGCAAGATGTTCACCCACAAATGCGACCGCGTGCTATACTATTAGAAGGATATCCCGGCTGTGGAAAAACTTTCATTGCTAGAGCGATCGCACAACAGTGGCGCGTTCCCCAAATCAACTTTGAAATATCTCGATTGCAGTCAAAATGGGTAGGCGAATCAGAAAGTAATACCTTCCAAGCATTAAGAGCGATCGAAGCTTCTGCACCCAATATCCTATTTATGGATGAAATCGAAAAAGCCTTCGCTGGAATAGGTGGCGATACCAGACAATTCGGCACTTTTCTATCTTGGCTCAACGAACATCAATACCCTATCTTTTTTATCGCTACTTCTAATAATAGAAAAGAACTACCAGCCGAACTATTTCGCGCTGGCAGATTTGACGAAATTTTTATTATTATGCCACCCAATACAGAAGAACGTCGCGAAATTATTGTCAAACGCGCTGCTGCCTACAAACTGCCACCTATACCTGCAAATACACTAACATTTTTAGTAGAAAATAGCAAGGGATTTTCCGGTGCAGAATTGGATAAACTGGTAAAAGAAGCCAAATATTTAGCTGGTTTTGGCAAGCCACCCACAGATAGTCACTGGCGACAAGCTTTAAGAGAAATATCTCCTCAGTATCGCACTCAGAAAATGCAGGAATTATTGCAAAATTATCGCCAACATTTAGAAGAAGGAGGAGGAAAAGCTGCTTCGGTAATAGAAGTAGGTTTCTGGGAAAGTTTGAAGGTTAATAATTGATTGTCCAGCGTTCGTGGGTTAAACCGAGCGCAGCAAGTACCAATGCGGTGTCGAACGCTTGGGTATAATTATAGAATACTTCATTTTTTTCTAGCCGTTATAATCGTGACGGGATTTAAAGGGGCAAACCGAGTCAAAGATCCTACAGACACCGATCGCGATAGCTGCACTTGCAACAACTGGTAATTCCAACCAGTATCGCTCAGCCATTTGAGAGCTATATTCAAATGTTCTATAGTAGCTAAAGCCAACACCAATACGCCATCAGAAATTAGGTGACCCCCGCAGATACCCAAAATCTCAATTAAATTACCGCCGCTACCACCGATAAAAATGCGATCGGGCTGCGCTAAACGATACAAAATATCAGGTGCTTTGCCGTGAATGGAAATGACATTGCTGACCTGAAATCGTCGGCAATTTTCCTCAATCAGTGCTGTGCCAGCAGATGTTTTTTCAACAGCATACACTGAAGAAGTAGGAAATAAGCGAGCAATCTCGATCGATACAGAGCCTGTCCCCGCTCCGACATCCCAAATTGTTTGCCCCGGTTGTAAAGCTAGTTCTGCTAAAATGAGGGTACGAATTTCTCGCTTGGTCATCAAGCCCGGACGATCGCTAAAACTGGCAAAACTAGAATCCGGCAATCCCAGCATCGGTAAGCTTTGTAAATTCAACTCTCCGGCAGTTAATTCCTTTTGACGATGTAAAACCACCACATTCAGCGGTGCAAATGTTTCCTCTAACACATCTGCGATCGGCAAACACCGCACTCGTTCATCCACACCGCCCAAATTTTCGCAGATCCAGAATTGGTATTGGCTGGGTAAATCTAAAGATAGCAAAAGACGAGCGATCGCACTAGGACTGTGAGAATCATCCGTCAGCACCGCTACTTTCTCCACACCTTGCTGCAAAGCTAGGATAAGCTCGTCAAAAGCGCGTCCGTGAACGCTAATGGCGCAAGCATCTTGCCAGGGAACTTTAATGCGGTTGAAAGCTAATTGAATAGAACTGAGATGAGGATGAAAACTGAGCAGTTCTGTCGGCAGTTCCATCAACAGCAGACGCCCCAAACCAAAAAATAACGGGTCTCCTGTAACCAAAACTACAATAACTTCGCCAGTAGAGAGGCGCTGGCGAATTTGACGAATTGTGACCGTGAAATCGCCCAGTAGAATGCGATCGGCGGCATGATGGGAAAAATAACTGAGGTGGCGATCGCTTCCCACCAGCACCGTCGCCCGATCTACAATTTGTCGTACTGTTTCTGTCAGTCCAGCTGCGCCATCTAAGCCAATGCCAACAATATGCACCGTCATTTCAATTTGGAATTTTGGATTTTAGATTTTGGATTTTTTTTGCATTTGATATTTTGTCCGGTATTATCGTTAGTTTGAATTTAACCACAGATGAACACAGATGAACACAGATGAGATCGCTCTCTTTCAATCGGAAATTGAAAATTGAAAATTTTCTATTCCGCTGCTCTCTTGCTCCCAAGCTAGTACGATTAAAGCATTCACGATCGCGGCAGTAACGGTCGAGCCACCCTTACGACCCTCGATCCGAATCTGAGGTACTGGCGTTTGTGCAAGTACCGCTTTTGACTCTACCACAGAGATGAAGCCGACAGGGGCTCCTATGACCAAAGCTGGTTGTATCGATGTCGATCGCAACTCAGTACAAAGAGCCAATAAAGCAGTCGGGGCATTGCCGATCGCAAAAATCGCTGCTGGAAATTCCTGCCAGCATTGCAATAAGCCCGTTTCCGTGCGCGTTTTTCCCGGCAGAGCTTCCTTTGCCTTTTCCACCGCACTAATGAGGGGATTGCCAAAAGTTTGGCCTACCAACCCGGCAACCCCTTGTTTGACCATCCCCACATCTGTAACGATCGGCACGCGACTGCGGATAGCGGCAATTCCCGCTGCAATTGCTTCCGGACTGAAGCGGATCAGATGTTTGAACTCAAAGTCAGCCGAGCTGTGGATTACCCGCCGCACGATCGCATATTCGGCTGGATTAAAGTTATGGGAGCCGATTTCGCGGTCAATTACCGCAAAACTTTGCTCCATAATGGGATGGATCGGCAAACTCATAGGAATTTTAGATTTTGGATTTTAGATTTTGGATTGTAAACTAAAATCTCAAATTTAAAATCTAAAATTCGAGTACTGGCCAGTCAGCTTCGCGGTAGTAGCGCGTCATATCATCGAACTTCCGCAGTTCAGCTCTTTTGACGACAAGTTCTGGGGGATTTTCCAGCCATCGCCGATTGAATTGAGAAAGAGTAGTGCTGAGACGATCGCGGTCTAGATCGGGGGATACCTCGCCAAAATAGGCCAGAGTGACATGGGCTGTAAAATGGTACTGCTGTTCGATTCCCAAAGCGATCAAATCGCGATTTTGATACATCGCTTGGCGGAGTTTGACAATGCGATCGTAAGATGACTCATCTGCCGGCAACAAATAAACTGCCAGCGCTCTGGGCATCAACATCAACCCCAGCAACTGCCATCGAATCGGAATTCCTCCACCCACTACGGGTTGGGAGTGCTGAAAGATTTGTCCGATCGTATGCCGCAACTGCACCTGAAAGTCAGGATTTTCGTTCGCGTCCCGGTAAGCACCGTCCCATATTAAGTCTGCTAAAGTTAAATGAAAGCTTGCGGGCGGCACTGCGACCAACAGACCTGGGTCTAATTCCTGCAAAAGTTGCTCTTGGCAATCCTTTAAGTGTGTATAAAAAGCAATATTTTCCGAATCTTCCTCTGAAGGCGGGGTGATCGTCGTATAACCGGGAAACGAAACAGCCTGGAATCCACCCTCTGGAAGCGGCTTAAACTTTGGCGATTCCTGAATGTATTGTACTTGGGTTCTGTAAGTTTCCGGTAGCATCATCCGTGCCACCCGATTTAAGTAAGTTTGATAATTCTCGTCCAACCTTGATAGCCTCGCGTATTAACTGGGATAGATTTTAGGTAGCTGTCAGAGTTATTGTCAGTTGTCAGTTATCAGTTGTCAGTTGTCAGTTGTTAGTTGTTTTTTTACGACCGCTGACTGATGACAAGACCGATGACCGATGACCGATGACCGATGACCAAGGATCAACGTACTCTTTATGCCAATTTACCTCTACTGGGGTGAGGATGATTTCGCGCTCGAACAAGCTGTTACCAAGTTACGGAAATCTGTACTCGATCCCCAATGGGCTAGTTTTAACTATGACAAAATATCTCCCGAACAACCAGATGCAGCGATCCAGGCTTTAAATCTAGCCATGACGCCGACTTTTGGGGCGGGTCGGCGTTTGGTCTGGTTGGTAGATCCGACTCTGTTCCAGCACTGTTCGGAAGACTTGTTGGCGGAACTGGAGCGCACTTTGCCCGTGATACCGGAATCTTCCGTTCTCTTGATCACAAGCCGCAACAAACCGGATGGCAGACTTAAGTCTACCAAGCTAGTCCAAAAATACGCTGATAGCCGCGAGTTTTCGCCGATTCCGCCTTGGAAGACAGACCAAATCGGACAGCAAGTCAGAGAAGCTGCACAAGAGGTTGGGGTGAAGCTAACCGAAGATGCGATCGAATTGTTGGCGGAGTCTGTTGGTAACGATACGCGGCTACTATTTGGCGAATTGAAAAAATTGCAGATGTTCGGAGCGGGTGTCGAACAACCGCTCAATGCCGATACTATAGCTGGACTGGTGACCGCTAACACCCAAAATAGCTTGAAATTAGTCGCTGCTATTCGTAGTGGCGATGCAGCCAAAGCGTTGGGGTTAGTCGCCGATTTGATTAATCGCAACGAGCCAGCTTTAAGAATTGTGGCGACTGCGATCGGACTATTTCGCACTTGGTTATGGGTGAGACTGATGATGGATGCAGGGGTGCGCGATGAAAAAGCGATCGCCGCCGCCGCAGAAGTCAGCAACCCCAAACGCATTCACTTTCTGCAACAAGAGGTCAGATCTGTTAGCTTGCAAAAACTTTCTGAGACTTTACCCGTACTGTTAGATTTGGAAGTTAGCCTCAAGCAAGGGGCAGAGCCAACGGCGGCCCTGCAAACTGCAGTGGTACAACTCTGTCACATCTGTAAGTAGTCGGTCATCACCCGAATGGTGGAACTTCACAGCCCGAAAATAGTTCAAAACAATTGAAACCATCAGTGCGCTAGTTGTCGAACTCATCCAACCATGACGAACTCCTCTGTTGAAATTTCTCGACTTTACCCGAACCGGATGCTATCCAAATCGATCGTTGTGGCTTTGCTCTCGACGCTGGGTTTGCTCTGCTCAGTAACTCCCGATCTGTCTGCCAGTACCCCGACTCTGATGTTCAGTTCTGCGGCTACAGCGCAAGCGGTAAGCGATGATGAAGTGAGCAGGTTTGCTCGTGCTGGCTTTGCAATTGAAAAAAGGCGTCAAGCTGTCGTTGAAGAAATTAAAGCTAG from Aerosakkonema funiforme FACHB-1375 includes the following:
- a CDS encoding cobalt-precorrin-8X methylmutase, translated to MSLPIHPIMEQSFAVIDREIGSHNFNPAEYAIVRRVIHSSADFEFKHLIRFSPEAIAAGIAAIRSRVPIVTDVGMVKQGVAGLVGQTFGNPLISAVEKAKEALPGKTRTETGLLQCWQEFPAAIFAIGNAPTALLALCTELRSTSIQPALVIGAPVGFISVVESKAVLAQTPVPQIRIEGRKGGSTVTAAIVNALIVLAWEQESSGIENFQFSISD
- a CDS encoding DUF1868 domain-containing protein, encoding MDENYQTYLNRVARMMLPETYRTQVQYIQESPKFKPLPEGGFQAVSFPGYTTITPPSEEDSENIAFYTHLKDCQEQLLQELDPGLLVAVPPASFHLTLADLIWDGAYRDANENPDFQVQLRHTIGQIFQHSQPVVGGGIPIRWQLLGLMLMPRALAVYLLPADESSYDRIVKLRQAMYQNRDLIALGIEQQYHFTAHVTLAYFGEVSPDLDRDRLSTTLSQFNRRWLENPPELVVKRAELRKFDDMTRYYREADWPVLEF
- the holA gene encoding DNA polymerase III subunit delta gives rise to the protein MPIYLYWGEDDFALEQAVTKLRKSVLDPQWASFNYDKISPEQPDAAIQALNLAMTPTFGAGRRLVWLVDPTLFQHCSEDLLAELERTLPVIPESSVLLITSRNKPDGRLKSTKLVQKYADSREFSPIPPWKTDQIGQQVREAAQEVGVKLTEDAIELLAESVGNDTRLLFGELKKLQMFGAGVEQPLNADTIAGLVTANTQNSLKLVAAIRSGDAAKALGLVADLINRNEPALRIVATAIGLFRTWLWVRLMMDAGVRDEKAIAAAAEVSNPKRIHFLQQEVRSVSLQKLSETLPVLLDLEVSLKQGAEPTAALQTAVVQLCHICK
- a CDS encoding DUF4168 domain-containing protein, translated to MTNSSVEISRLYPNRMLSKSIVVALLSTLGLLCSVTPDLSASTPTLMFSSAATAQAVSDDEVSRFARAGFAIEKRRQAVVEEIKARTGGNVPDINCYPPEKVESLPANIRDEVKQFCDFSRQTIQANQFSVGRFLEIRDGQNSDPTLKQRIDRELLRLQSR